The proteins below come from a single Drosophila teissieri strain GT53w chromosome 3L, Prin_Dtei_1.1, whole genome shotgun sequence genomic window:
- the LOC122616853 gene encoding dual specificity protein kinase splA, translating to MAKMEVDDVVDLSLGSGRDPALTITPAPSPAALSTRDLRALTANNAGLTITPSPSPATNNGTTSNSSNTNSNSSSTTTNNNNNSSNTNNSSTTNSNNNNSINASEGVTGATGGGSIGGGQDENKVQRRVLRPRTEPKSYAEAPDIVLLPARTNGRQQNGNIDSETDDEEMPPYVPIKELSHAELKEREKSLRKLRQDLRNEETKLMLLKKLKQSQQVMKENLVVTPTSVSPNNPLSAIPAALTSKGSLSVTPTSAVPLPAHSKGSRSSLSGGPAVSISATNSRTGSSSSAAAAASAIAAAAAALSGQHRSGSNSILPPPRSSLPAGATLAAGTTITPATSSSHRSSNLPPRTNLPNLTITPSVTITPTSAPPSSLKPRNVPGTISNSVSITPALPLSQSHQNQHNDQKNDRSTAREDAQTPAQRQAAAKMALRKQLEKTLLQIPPPKPPPPEMHFIPNPSNTDFVYLLGLETVVDYLTVNKKANAVAAPFRCAQCKIDFTPVWKWEKQTNKDPKVICEQCVTSNVKKALKAEHTNRLKQAFVKALQQEQEIEQRLASQSSPSPVDNHGSSGGVNSLSVSAVSSNSSSSHLQREREQLQASHASAAAALVNLPPSVTVIPTKCQTPTPATPRPTPPPPQSQATPPPSSGGSRSSRAAATAAAAAIAAQQAGILSPGPSPAHHHEPTTSSRSSRNDRLDHHHQSQQQQQRDQRDRDQQRDQQSQQQAQNYDKYSAATLAAAAHLSALGGMGGLNINSLASLGNLGNLGNLSQLGNLAALGGLGNFGGASTGSANPAAGLSGSSSAATAAAMQAFNQQLFRALGQGLGGNPQHMMQFAPLLYSYQMAMAQAAQVAAFNNNNKKSSSSSGSAKNSSSSNSMADVQRAAELQRQYLLEMIPPQQQSGASGSRQNNWKA from the exons atggccaaaatggaggTCGACGATGTGGTCGACTTGAGTTTGGGGTCCGGTCGTGACCCGGCGTTGACCATAACGCCGGCTCCGTCTCCGGCGGCGCTCAGTACTCGGGATCTGCGTGCGCTGACGGCCAACAACGCTGGCCTGACCATCACTCCGTCACCATCGCCGGCTACCAATAATGGCACCACCTCCAATAGCAGTAACACCAactccaacagcagcagcaccaccaccaacaacaacaacaatagcagtAACACCAATAACTCAAGCacaaccaacagcaacaacaacaacagcattaACGCCAGTGAAGGTGTCACAGGTGCGACAGGTGGTGGATCCATAGGCGGCGGTCAGGATGAGAACAAGGTTCAGAGGAGAGTACTGCGACCCCGAACCGAACCCAAGTCCTATGCCGAGGCACCGGACATTGTGTTACTACCCGCTCGCACCAATGGACGCCAGCAGAATGGGAATATCGATTCGGAGACGGATGACGAGGAGATGCCGCCGTATGTGCCCATCAAGGAGCTGAGCCATGCGGAGCTGAAGGAGCGTGAGAAGAGTCTGAGGAAGCTGCGACAGGATCTGCGCAATGAGGAGACCAAACTGATGCTGCTCAAGAAACTCAAGCAATCGCAGCAGGTGATGAAGGAGAATCTGGTGGTGACACCGACCAGTGTATCGCCCAACAATCCGCTCTCGGCGATACCCGCCGCCCTCACCTCGAAGGGATCGCTGAGTGTGACGCCCACGTCGGCGGTACCGCTGCCCGCCCACAGCAagggcagcaggagcagcttgAGCGGCGGACCGGCCGTGAGCATCAG CGCCACCAACAGTCGAACGGGAAGCTCGAGCtcagcggcggcggctgcttcggccattgcagctgcagcggccgCCTTGAGCGGCCAACAtcgcagcggcagcaactcCATACTGCCGCCGCCACGATCATCGCTGCCCGCTGGAGCCACCTTGGCCGCCGGCACCACCATCACGCCCGCCACCTCCTCATCGCACCGCTCGAGCAATTTGCCGCCGCGCACCAACCTGCCGAATCTCACCATCACGCCATCGGTGACCATCACGCCCACATCGGCACCGCCCTCCAGTCTGAAACCACGCAAT GTACCTGGGACCATAAGCAATTCTGTTTCCATCACGCCGGCGCTACCACTGTCCCAATCGCACCAGAATCAGCACAACGACCAGAAG AATGATCGGTCCACGGCAAGAGAAGATGCTCAAACACCCGCTCAAAGACAGGCGGCGGCTAAAATGGCCCTTCGCAAGCAGTTGGAAAAGACGCTGCTTCAG ATTCCCCCACCAAAACCACCGCCGCCAGAGATGCACTTCATACCCAATCCCAGCAACACGGACTTTGTGTACCTTCTTGGATTGGAAACCGTTGTGGACTATCTGACCGTCAACAAGAAGGCCAATGCTGTGGCAGCTCCATTCCGTTGTGCCCAGTGCAAGATTGATTTTACGCCCGTGTGGAAGTGGGAGAAACAGA CCAACAAAGATCCCAAGGTGATTTGCGAGCAGTGCGTCACCTCCAACGTGAAGAAGGCTCTCAAGGCGGAGCACACCAACCGACTGAAACAGGCCTTCGTTAAGgcactgcagcaggagcaggagatcGAACAGCGTTTGGCCAGCCAGAGCAGTCCCTCGCCGGTGGACAACCATGGATCGAGTGGCGGTGTCAACTCTCTGTCCGTCTCCGCGGTGTCTAGCAATTCCTCATCGTCGCATCTGCAGAGGGAGCGGGAACAGCTGCAGGCGTCGCATGCATCGGCGGCCGCTGCACTGGTCAATCTGCCGCCGTCAGTGACGGTGATACCCACCAAATGCCAGACGCCAACGCCAGCGACACCGCGTCCaacgccgccgccaccacaaAGTCAAGCCACACCACCGCCGTCGTCTGGAGGTTCGCGATCCTCGCGAGCGGCTGCCaccgccgctgcagcagctaTTGCCGCTCAGCAGGCGGGTATCCTTAGTCCTGGGCCGTCACCAGCGCATCACCATGAGCCGACAACGTCATCTAGATCATCCCGCAACGATCGACTCGATCATCACCAtcagtcgcagcagcaacagcagcgcgaTCAGCGGGACAGAGATCAGCAGCGGGATCAGCAGTCGCAACAGCAGGCCCAGAACTACGACAAATACTCGGCGGCCACGCTGGCGGCGGCTGCTCATCTGAGTGCCCTTGGCGGCATGGGTGGTTTGAATATCAATAGCTTGGCCAGTTTAGGCAACCTTGGCAATCTGGGCAACCTCAGTCAGCTGGGCAATCTGGCTGCGCTGGGCGGATTGGGTAACTTTGGAGGGGCATCGACGGGCTCGGCCAATCCGGCGGCAGGACTAAGCGGTTCCTCGTCAGCTGCCACGGCGGCCGCCATGCAGGCGTTCAATCAGCAGCTCTTTAGAG CTCTGGGACAAGGACTTGGAGGCAATCCGCAGCATATGATGCAGTTTGCTCCGCTTCTGTACTCTTACCAAATGGCCATGGCGCAGGCGGCACAAGTGGCAG CcttcaacaataacaacaagaagaGCAGCTCGTCGTCCGGATCGGCGAAGAATTCGAGCAGCTCCAACAGCATGGCGGACGTTCAGCGGGCGGCGGAGCTGCAGCGCCAATATCTACTGGAGATGATTCCGCCCCAGCAGCAAAGTGGGGCCAGCGGCAGTCGCCAGAACAACTGGAAGGCCTAA
- the LOC122615786 gene encoding guanylate kinase — translation MISFLFIVNRALSSSSSSSGASSSAATLTRSKKKMTAPGPRPLVLCGPSGSGKSTLLKRLFAEFPNTFGFSISHTTRKPRAGEEHGVHYYFVERPEMEEAIAGDEFIETAEFTGNLYGTSKAAVREIQAQGRVCILDIEQKGVEQIRRTDLNPILIFNNPPSIEELERRLRQRGSETEESLSKRLNAAQVELDYGLTPGNFHKIINNVDIDVAYEEFRNFVVQELKEQEKQGVSVSLK, via the coding sequence ATGATAAGCTTTCTGTTCATTGTAAATCGCGcgctcagcagcagcagcagcagcagcggcgccaGCAGCAGTGCGGCAACCTTAACGAGAAGCAAGAAGAAGATGACCGCCCccgggccacgccccctcgtCCTATGCGGACCCTCGGGCTCCGGAAAGAGTACGCTGCTGAAAAGGCTATTTGCGGAATTCCCCAACACCTTCGGCTTCAGCATATCGCACACCACGCGGAAGCCACGCGCTGGCGAGGAGCACGGAGTGCACTACTACTTCGTGGAACGGCCGGAAATGGAGGAGGCCATCGCCGGCGACGAGTTCATCGAGACGGCGGAGTTTACGGGTAATCTGTATGGGACGAGCAAGGCGGCGGTTAGGGAAATCCAGGCACAGGGACGCGTCTGCATACTGGACATCGAGCAGAAGGGTGTGGAGCAGATACGTCGGACGGATCTCAATCCCATACTGATCTTCAACAATCCACCGAGCATCGAGGAGCTGGAACGACGACTGCGTCAACGTGGCTCCGAGACGGAGGAGTCGCTGAGCAAGCGCCTCAATGCCGCCCAGGTGGAACTCGATTATGGTTTGACGCCGGGCAACTTCCACAAGATCATCAACAATGTGGACATCGATGTGGCCTACGAGGAGTTCCGCAACTTTGTCGTCCAGGAACTCAAGGAACAGGAGAAGCAGGGAGTATCAGTTAGCCTGAAGTAA